One window from the genome of Natrialba magadii ATCC 43099 encodes:
- a CDS encoding DUF7322 domain-containing protein, translated as MLDPSDDDPFEDPFGDDSLDDPFGDGSTGGGEADEDIASTFESIDRSTLLAFVTVGVLVHGGIFAASLGAMLVGFRGQWVVGGSLAVAGVGALVLSVGIYRRYKAKRDA; from the coding sequence GTGTTGGACCCATCAGACGACGATCCGTTCGAGGACCCGTTTGGGGATGACTCGCTCGACGATCCCTTCGGCGACGGCTCCACCGGAGGCGGAGAAGCCGATGAGGACATTGCGAGTACGTTCGAGTCGATCGATCGGTCGACATTGCTTGCGTTCGTCACCGTCGGGGTCCTCGTTCACGGCGGAATCTTCGCAGCGAGTCTCGGTGCGATGCTGGTCGGATTCCGTGGCCAGTGGGTCGTCGGTGGATCACTCGCAGTCGCTGGAGTGGGAGCGTTGGTCCTCTCGGTGGGGATCTACCGTCGGTACAAGGCCAAACGGGACGCGTAG